The following are encoded in a window of Torulaspora globosa chromosome 4, complete sequence genomic DNA:
- the FPR1 gene encoding peptidylprolyl isomerase FPR1 (ancestral locus Anc_2.131), whose amino-acid sequence MSETIEGNVKVERLSAGDGKTFPKTGDLVTIHYTGTLENGQKFDSSVDRGAPFQCNIGVGQVIKGWDAAIPKLSVGEKARLTIPGPYAYGPRGFPGLIPPNATLIFDVELLKVN is encoded by the coding sequence ATGTCCGAGACTATTGAAGGTAACGTTaaagttgaaagattgTCCGCTGGTGACGGCAAGACCTTCCCCAAGACCGGAGACTTGGTCACTATCCACTACACGGGTACCTTGGAGAACGGTCAAAAATTCGACTCGTCTGTCGACAGAGGAGCTCCATTCCAGTGCAACATTGGTGTCGGCCAGGTGATCAAGGGCTGGGATGCTGCTATTCCAAAGTTGTCTGTCGGTGAAAAGGCGAGATTGACGATTCCAGGCCCATACGCTTACGGACCTCGCGGTTTCCCAGGTCTGATTCCACCAAACGCCACCCTGATCTTCGACGTTGAGTTGTTGAAGGTCAATTAG
- the FYV6 gene encoding Fyv6p (ancestral locus Anc_2.134), giving the protein MTSPGGNTRKRTLAFVSEGVTDLETQRAREQVEQAKFEAECKRRERKSLREQLKANAISKQKEFSGLVKERDGINRLSDDELAHIRRLAEQDRQRERDLKEYLESHSKGFTLRQRQLAKEQPVKESLPPQQQASARTNKLDGVVKVGKPIRKKLKLKLTPSRSRTPPKTTQ; this is encoded by the coding sequence ATGACATCGCCAGGCGGCAACACAAGAAAGCGAACCTTGGCCTTCGTCTCCGAGGGCGTCACCGACCTCGAGACGCAGAGGGCCAGAGAGCAGGTGGAACAAGCCAAGTTCGAAGCCGAATGCAAGAGGAGAGAACGCAAATCCCTGAGAGAACAACTCAAGGCCAACGCCATCAGCAAGCAGAAGGAGTTCAGCGGTCTGGTCAAGGAGCGTGACGGTATCAACCGTCTCAGCGACGACGAGCTCGCCCACATTAGGAGACTCGCGGAGCAAGACAGGCAAAGAGAACGAGACCTCAAGGAGTACCTCGAAAGCCACTCCAAGGGCTTTACTCTACGGCAGAGACAGCTGGCCAAAGAACAACCAGTAAAAGAGTCCCTCCCGCCACAACAACAAGCGTCGGCGAGGACCAACAAGCTTGACGGGGTAGTGAAGGTCGGCAAGCCCATCAGGAAAAAGCTGAAACTCAAGCTCACGCCGTCCCGGTCCAGAACGCCCCCCAAGACAACCCAATAA
- a CDS encoding uncharacterized protein (ancestral locus Anc_2.133) yields MVSELKVMKAVVIEGDRAVVSSSVPVPPLAKDMLRIKVKAVAVNPTDWKHVSFKIGPQGSILGCDVAGEIVEVGADVKNFKVGEVVYSAVHGASVKHPENGGFAEYSLLDPQLTLKVPGGGHLSGKDSIPLGPVQSIEGAVSLPVSLITAGLVFHYHLGLKTEWQPRQVQVEKPLLIWGGATAVGQMLIQLAKKLNGYSKIIVVASRKHEQQLKSLGADELFDYHDEDVVEQIKSKHKDLPYLIDAVSSAESFVNVYRLGNTDKPTKLIQLTTMSEEQIPEKERNPHVKVEGAVLYLITGLDVPFGRFNLPADPACRAAAIEFVRFIGPKVADGEINHIPLKVFHNGLEDIPVAMNKIKNGENSNVKYIVTLQ; encoded by the coding sequence ATGGTTAGCGAGTTGAAGGTTATGAAAGCTGTCGTGATTGAAGGTGACCGTGCTGTGGTGAGTAGCTCTGTTCCTGTTCCACCATTGGCTAAGGACATGTTGCGTATTAAGGTCAAGGCTGTTGCTGTCAATCCTACTGATTGGAAACATGTGAGTTTCAAAATCGGACCACAAGGATCAATTTTGGGCTGCGACGTCGCAGGGGAGATTGTAGAGGTTGGTGCCGACGTGAAGAACTTTAAGGTTGGCGAGGTTGTGTATAGTGCTGTTCACGGTGCGTCCGTGAAGCATCCAGAAAACGGTGGCTTCGCTGAGTATTCACTGCTGGATCCACAGCTTACCCTTAAAGTGCCTGGCGGTGGGCATTTGAGCGGTAAGGACTCAATTCCGTTAGGACCGGTGCAATCGATCGAGGGTGCTGTCAGCCTTCCAGTGTCTTTGATAACTGCGGGACTGGTTTTTCACTATCATCTCGGTCTGAAAACTGAGTGGCAGCCTCGACAAGTGCAAGTTGAAAAGCCTTTGTTAATATGGGGCGGTGCTACCGCCGTTGGCCAGATGTTGATCCAGCTGGCAAAAAAGTTGAACGGCTATTCAAAGATCATTGTTGTCGCCTCTCGTAAACAcgagcagcaattgaaaagCCTCGGTGCAGATGAGCTGTTTGATTACCACGACGAAGACGTTGTCGAGCAGATCAAGAGCAAGCACAAGGACTTGCCCTACTTGATCGATGCCGTTTCCTCTGCAGAAAGTTTCGTCAATGTCTATCGCTTGGGTAACACCGATAAGCCAACCAAATTGATCCAATTGACTACCATGAGCGAAGAACAGATCCCggagaaagagagaaatCCTCACGTCAAAGTGGAAGGTGCGGTTTTGTACTTAATCACGGGACTAGACGTTCCATTCGGTCGTTTCAATCTTCCAGCAGATCCTGCCTGCAGGGCGGCAGCGATCGAGTTCGTCCGCTTCATCGGACCTAAAGTGGCCGACGGAGAGATTAACCACATTCCACTCAAGGTTTTCCATAACGGTCTGGAAGACATCCCTGTTGCTATGAACAAAATTAAGAACGGCGAAAACTCCAATGTTAAATATATCGTCACTTTGCAATGA